A single region of the Cyclopterus lumpus isolate fCycLum1 chromosome 16, fCycLum1.pri, whole genome shotgun sequence genome encodes:
- the hibadhb gene encoding 3-hydroxyisobutyrate dehydrogenase b encodes MAAVLRGARYLGGKCCKHVDFAFVSSRSMASKTQVGFIGLGNMGNPMAKNLLKHGYPVIATDVFPESCKELQELGAQIVDNPAEVADKADRIITMLPSSPNVRDVYTGPNGILKKVKKGSLLIDSSTIDPAVSKEMAAAAEKMGAVFMDAPVSGGVGAASSGKLTFMVGGAEEEFTAAKELLTCMGANVVYCGQVGTGQAAKICNNMLLAIGMIGTSETMNLGIRLGLDPKLLAKILNMSSGRCWSSDTYNPVPGVMEGVPSGNNYQGGFGTQLMAKDLGLAQDTATNTKTPVPLGSLAHQIYRMMCARGYANKDFSSVFQFLREEEEGQ; translated from the exons ATGGCCGCTGTGTTGAGAGGGGCTCGGTACTTGGGTGGAAAGTGTTGCAAGCATGTTGACTTTGCATTCG TCTCATCTCGGTCTATGGCCTCGAAGACACAGGTGGGGTTCATTGGTCTGGGCAACATGGGCAACCCAATGGCAAAGAACCTGCTGAAGCACGGATACCCAGTCATCGCGACTGATGTGTTCCCGGAGTCCTGCAAGGAATTGCAAGAGCTGGGCGCTCAG ATTGTGGATAATCCTGCTGAGGTAGCAGATAAAGCGGACCGCATTATCACCATGCTCCCCTCTAGTCCCAATGTCAGAGATGTGTACACTGGACCCAATGGCATTCTGAA AAAGGTGAAGAAAGGCTCCCTGCTCATTGACTCCAGCACCATCGACCCAGCGGTTTCAAAAGAGATGGCTGCTGCTGCGGAGAAGATGGGGGCAGTTTTTATGGATGCACCTGTTTCAGGAG GTGTGGGTGCCGCCAGTTCGGGTAAACTGACTTTTATGGTTGGAGGGGCCGAGGAGGAATTTACTGCAGCCAAAGAACTGCTCACCTGTATGGGAGCCAATGTGGTGTACTGCGGTCAGGTTGGAACTGGACAG GCTGCTAAAATCTGTAACAACATGCTTCTAGCCATTGGAATGATTGGGACTTCAGAGACCATGAACTTGGGAATCAG ACTGGGTCTTGATCCTAAACTGTTGGCCAAGATTCTGAACATGAGTTCAGGTCGGTGCTGGTCCAGTGACACCTACAACCCTGTGCCTGGCGTCATGGAGGGGGTCCCGTCTGGGAATAACTACCAGGGAGGCTTTGGCACCCAGCTGATGGCAAAG gatCTAGGCCTCGCACAGGACACGGCCACCAACACAAAGACTCCTGTCCCTCTCGGCTCCTTAGCCCATCAGATCTACCGTATGATGTGCGCTCGCGGTTATGCCAATAAAGATTTCTCCTCCGTATTCCAGTTCCtgcgtgaggaggaggagggccagTAA
- the hoxa13b gene encoding homeobox protein Hox-A13b, whose translation MTASLLLHSHWIDPVMFLYDNGLEDRSKNMEGFTGGNFAANQCRNLLAHPTSLAPSTTYAASEVPVSGMGEPGKQCSPCSATQSSPNASLPYGYFGSSYYPCRMSHGSVKACAQPSGYGDKYMDSSVSGEEFSSRAKEFAFYQGYSSGPYQPSYLDVPVVPALSAPSEPRHESLLPMEPYQPWAITNGWSGQVYCTKEQPQSNALWKSSLQDTISGGDSSGRRGRKKRVPYTKVQLKELEREYSANKFITKDKRRRISAQTNLTERQVTIWFQNRRVKEKKVVTKFKSSS comes from the exons ATGACCGCTTCATTACTCCTCCACTCGCACTGGATTGACCCGGTGATGTTTCTCTACGACAACGGCTTGGAGGACAGAAGCAAGAACATGGAAGGATTTACTGGAGGCAATTTTGCTGCAAACCAGTGCAGAAATCTGTTAGCTCATCCAACCTCGCTGGCTCCGAGCACCACCTACGCTGCGAGTGAGGTGCCAGTCTCTGGCATGGGGGAGCCTGGCAAACAATGCAGCCCCTGTTCCGCTACCCAGAGCTCGCCCAATGCATCTTTGCCTTATGGATATTTTGGCAGCAGTTATTACCCGTGTAGGATGTCACACGGCAGCGTCAAGGCGTGCGCGCAGCCCTCTGGTTATGGCGATAAATACATGGACTCGTCGGTCTCTGGCGAGGAGTTCTCCAGCAGGGCAAAGGAGTTTGCGTTTTATCAGGGCTATTCCTCCGGTCCTTACCAGCCCAGCTACCTGGACGTGCCTGTCGTACCTGCGCTGAGTGCTCCATCTGAGCCAAGGCACGAGTCTCTGTTGCCCATGGAGCCCTACCAGCCATGGGCCATCACCAATGGTTGGAGTGGTCAAGTTTACTGCACCAAGGAGCAGCCGCAGTCAAATGCTCTGTGGAAATCCTCGTTACAAg ACACTATCTCTGGTGGAGACAGCTCTGGCCGCCGTGGGAGAAAGAAGCGCGTGCCATACACCAAGGTGCAGCTCAAAGAACTGGAAAGGGAGTACTCCGCCAATAAATTCATCACCAAGGACAAAAGGAGGAGGATATCCGCGCAGACAAATCTGACAGAGAGACAAGTGACAATCTGGTTTCAGAACAGGCGcgtaaaagagaagaaagtcgTCACTAAATTCAAGAGCTCCAGTTAG